GCTGTGCTCGTAGAGGGCGATGAGCGCACCGAGCACCTCTGGTGTGAGGCGTTGAGCAAGGATCGTGGTAGTTGGACGATTCCCGGGCATGCGCCGTGATGCACGCTGCTTGAGCGGAACACCAAGGGCTTCGAGCTCGGCATCGTTGCGTCCGAACGCAAGCGCCCGTGTCTGGGCCAGTCCATTGGCAAACAACATGTCTTGTTGTGCGTCTGGGCCTCCAAGCGGCTCTCCAAAGAGAATGAAATCTGCCGGCACAAGGAGCGTGCCTTGATGCAGCAGCTGATAGAAGGCGTGTTGACCGTCGGTACCGGGCTCACCCCAATAAATAGCACCCGTACCATAGTCGACGGTGGTACCATCGATGCGCACCGACTTGCCGTTGGATTCCATGGTGAGTTGTTGGAGATAGGCAGGGAACCTCGCGAGTCGCTCGCTATAGGGCAAAACTGCTTGCGATTGGGCCCCAAAAAAGTTTCGATACCAAACCGACAAGAGGCCCATGATGACAGGAGCATTCTTGGCGAATGGCGCTTGACGGAAGTGTTCGTCAACCGTGGCGAAGCCATGAAGGAACGATCGGAACCGTTCTGGCCCAATGGCCAACATGATCGAAAGTCCTACCGCGGAATCCACCGAGTACCGGCCACCGATAAAATCCCAGAATCCGAACATATTCTGAGGATCGATGCCGAACTCGCGCACCCCAGCCTCGTTGGTAGAGACGGCCACGAAATGCTTTTCGATGGCATCCGGGTGGTCGCTGAGGGCTTGAGAGATCCATTGGCGAGCGGCCTTGGCATTGGTTAATGTTTCGAGCGTGCCAAAGGTCTTCGACACGACCACGAATAATGTGGTCTCAGGGTCATTGCGTTCGAAGATAGACGCGATGGCGACAGGGTCGATGTTCGAGACAAAATATGTCGATCGGGACTTGTCAGCGAAGTCGTACAAGGCGACCGTAACCATCTCAGGGCCAAGATCTGACCCTCCGATACCGATATTGACGACGGAGGTGAAGGGCTTGCCGGTCGCGCCAACCCGTACGTTAGAACGGATCGAGCGGGCGAAGGCCTCCATCCGCTGGAGGACATCCTCGACCTCGCGGTCCACATCAATACCGTCGATCGGTGCCGTGATCTGGGCACCGTGGCGCAGGGCCGTATGCAGAACTGCTCGATCCTCGGAGACGTTGATATGATCTCCTCGCAGCATTGCCTTGATAGCCTCTGGAAGGAAACGGGCCTCAGCAAGGGCTATCAGCCGCGCGAGGGTCTCCGTGGTAATGAGCTGTTTGGAAAAGTCCAGATACAGTGGACCAACCTCGGCGCTAGCCCAGCTAAGTCGTCGATTATCTTGGGCAAAGAGTTGGCGCAAATCGGTGCGCTTGATCGTTGCAGCGTGTTCAGTGAGCGCGCTCCATTGGGGTAATTGCTTTGGCGAAACCCCAGCAACCGGATACGGCACGAATTTCCCTCCGATCCATTGATGACTCCAGCCTAGACGGGACCGTCGGCACCCCCGACGTTGGTAATTGCGACCCGAAGCTCTCGGTCAAACAGGGATTCGAGCAACCGACGCTTCCTTCGCAACGCATAGAGTTCGGCCCCCAGATCAGTCGTGGCGCTGATGGAGAGCTCCAGCGACGAGGGATGCACCTTGCAACGAAGCGAGCGAATCAGCTGTTGGTGGGACCGATCCAGAGCATCAGCCAAACGCACCAGGGCTGTCGCTACCTTGATCTCGTGTACATCGATCTCGTCGAGCTCTTTGGCGATCGAAATCTCCCCTTTGGTATGGGATCCGATCACGTGAGCGATGATCTCGATCTCACGCCGCGAGAACCCCCGCGGGGGCGACGCCGTAACCAGGTATTGCCCGTGACGATCGTGGTTATCACGGCTGATAAAGGCTCCAATGTCGTGCAACAGGGCAGCTACTTGGAGACGCTCACGAGCTTGCCCTGAGAGCCCATGCAAGACGGCGAGATCGTCAAAGAGTCGACATGCCAGATCGGCCACAAACGTCGCGTGGGCCTCATTGCCCCGATATCGCTGCAACAACTCCC
This window of the Ferrimicrobium sp. genome carries:
- the pgi gene encoding glucose-6-phosphate isomerase, which encodes MPYPVAGVSPKQLPQWSALTEHAATIKRTDLRQLFAQDNRRLSWASAEVGPLYLDFSKQLITTETLARLIALAEARFLPEAIKAMLRGDHINVSEDRAVLHTALRHGAQITAPIDGIDVDREVEDVLQRMEAFARSIRSNVRVGATGKPFTSVVNIGIGGSDLGPEMVTVALYDFADKSRSTYFVSNIDPVAIASIFERNDPETTLFVVVSKTFGTLETLTNAKAARQWISQALSDHPDAIEKHFVAVSTNEAGVREFGIDPQNMFGFWDFIGGRYSVDSAVGLSIMLAIGPERFRSFLHGFATVDEHFRQAPFAKNAPVIMGLLSVWYRNFFGAQSQAVLPYSERLARFPAYLQQLTMESNGKSVRIDGTTVDYGTGAIYWGEPGTDGQHAFYQLLHQGTLLVPADFILFGEPLGGPDAQQDMLFANGLAQTRALAFGRNDAELEALGVPLKQRASRRMPGNRPTTTILAQRLTPEVLGALIALYEHSVFTQGVIWGIDSFDQWGVELGKELASELVPMLGAPESPALDTVDASTADLVLRYRHMRGRPT